In Bacillota bacterium, the genomic window CTGGCTCGCCCCGCCCTGGGGCGCCTCCGCGGCGCGGGCGGGGGCGGCCGAGCGCGCCTACGACGCCGAGGAAGCCTGGCACGACGTGGCCCGCTACGGCACCTCGGACACCCCGCAGGACGATCCGCAGATGGCGGAGCACGGGCGGCTGGGAAGCTTCGAGGGAGAGGAGGAGCCGCCGGAGGGTTGAGCGCCCGCGCGGCGCGGGCGCCGGGCGGGAGCCCCCGCGGGGCCGTGCTAGAATAGCGCGGTCGAGGAGGGGGCGGGTTGACCTTCGCCTGGGTGGCCGCGCTGGTCCTGGCGGCCGACTGGCTGAGCAAGGCGGCGGTCCGGCAGTGGATGGTGCCGGGCCAGTCGATCGCCGTCCTGCCGGGCTTCTTCTATCTCACCTACACGCGCAACTCGGGCGCGGCCTTCAGTCTCTTCCAGGGGGGTAGCGCCTGGCTGGCGGGGGTGACGCTGGTCATCTCGGCCGTCGTCGTCCTCTTCGCGCTCCGCCAGGGCCGCGGCCGGCCCTGGCTCCAGGTGGCGCTGGGCCTGATCCTGGGTGGCGCCCTGGGAAACCTGACGGACCGCCTCGCGCGCGGCTGGGTGGTCGACTTCCTGGACTTCCGCGTCTGGCCGGTCTTCAATCTGGCCGACAGCTCGGTGGTGGTCGGAGCGCTCCTGCTGGCCTGGCAGCTCCTGGCCGGCGAAGAGGCGGGGCGCCCGCGCGCCTGAGCCGGAGGTGGGGGCCACGACGCTCTGGTGGAGGGAGGTCGACGCCGCCGCCGCGGGCCAGCGCCTCGACCGCTGGCTGGCCGCGCAGCCCGAGCTGGAGGCCAGCCGCAGCGAGGTGCAGCGCTGGCTGAAGGAGCGGCGCGTGGAGGTGGACGGGCGGCCCGCGCGCGCCTCGGAGCGGCTGCGGCCGGGGAGCCTGGTCCGCGTCGACCGCCCGGCGCCGCGCCTGCCCGCCGTGCGCCCGCAGGAGCTCCCCCTGGAGATCGTCTACGAGGACGAGGAGCTGCTCGTGGTCAACAAGCCGCGCGGCCTCGTCGTCCACCCCGCCCCCGGCCACCGGGAGGGCACCCTGGTCAACGCCCTCCTGGGCCGGCTCGCCTCGCCGGCGGAGATGGGCGACCCTGTCCGGCCGGGCATCGTCCACCGCCTCGACCGGGAGACCACCGGCCTCCTGGTGGTGGCGCGTACCGCGCGCAGCTTCCAGCGGCTCGAGGCCATGGTGCGCGAGCGCAGGATCCGGCGCGAGTACCTCGCCCTGGTCCACGTGCCGCCCGGCGCCGCCGCACGGCTTCCGGAGCGGGGACGCGTGGAGGCGCCGGTGGGCCGCGACCCGGTCCACAGGCAGCGGATGGCCGTGGTGGAGGGAGGGCGGCCGGCCGTCACCCACTTCCGGCTCCTGGAGCGCCTGGGCGACGCGGCCCTCCTCCGGCTGCGGCTGGAGACGGGCCGGACGCACCAGATCCGGCTCCACATGAGCTTCGCCGGCTTTCCGGTGCTGGGCGACCCGCTCTATGGCGGGCGGGCGGCGCTGGAGGCCGGGCGGGCGCTGGGGCTGGGCGGGCAGGCGCTGCACGCGGCCCTGCTGGCCTTTCCGCATCCGCTGGACGGGCGCCCCCTCCGCTTCGAGGTGCCGCCGCCGGAGGACTTCCTGGGGGCGCTGGAGGAGCTCCGCCGGCGGCAGGCGGGCCGGGAGGCGGCCTTCGCCACCGGGCGGCCCGGCGGCGGCCCGGGGAAGGCAGGGGACGGACGGGCGGCGGAGAACCGCCCTGCTTCAGGGCAGGGCGAGGAGGGAGAGGGAGAGCATGGTCCTCCAGCAGAAGGCGCTGATCATGGACCAGGAGGCGCTGGAGCGGGCGCTGCGGCGGATCGCGCACGAGATCGTGGAGCGGAACGAGGGGACGCAGGACCTGGTCCTGGTGGGCATCCGTAGGCGCGGCGTGCCCATGGCGGAGCGGATCGCGCGCTACGTCGAGGAGTTCGAGCACGTCCGCCTGCCCATCGGCATCCTGGACATCACGCTCTACCGCGACGACCTCTCGCTGAAGAGCGAGCGCCCCACCGTCAGCGAGACGCGCATGCCGGTGGAGATCACGGGCAAGACGGTGGTCCTCTGCGACGACGTGCTCTACACGGGGCGCACCGTGCGGGCGGCGCTGGACGCCCTGATGGACCTGGGACGGCCGGCGCGCGTCCAGGTGGCGGTCATCGTCGACCGCGGGCACCGGGAGCTGCCCATCCGCGCCGACTACGTGGGCAAGAACGTGCCCACCTCCCGGCGGGAGGTGATCGAGGTCCGCCTGGAGGAGGTCGACGGGCGGAACGAGGTGGCCATCATGGAGCTGAGCGAGTGATGGAGCCGCTGATCCGCCTGGAGGAGGCGCTCTCCCTGGAGCGCCGCGAGGTGCGCGACCTCTACCGCCGCTACGTCAACCCCGGCATGGCCACACTCCTGGCCACCGTCGGCTTCGACCGCCGCTACGCCCGCGCCAGCGGCGTCTCGGTCTGGGACGCGGAGGGGAACGAGTACTGGGACTTTCTGGGTGGTTACGGCGCGGTCAACCAGGGGCACAACCACCCCCGCATCCTGGCTGCGCTGGAGGCGGTGCGCGAGGCGCCCAACCTGCTCCAGG contains:
- the lspA gene encoding signal peptidase II, whose translation is MTFAWVAALVLAADWLSKAAVRQWMVPGQSIAVLPGFFYLTYTRNSGAAFSLFQGGSAWLAGVTLVISAVVVLFALRQGRGRPWLQVALGLILGGALGNLTDRLARGWVVDFLDFRVWPVFNLADSSVVVGALLLAWQLLAGEEAGRPRA
- the pyrR gene encoding bifunctional pyr operon transcriptional regulator/uracil phosphoribosyltransferase PyrR; translation: MVLQQKALIMDQEALERALRRIAHEIVERNEGTQDLVLVGIRRRGVPMAERIARYVEEFEHVRLPIGILDITLYRDDLSLKSERPTVSETRMPVEITGKTVVLCDDVLYTGRTVRAALDALMDLGRPARVQVAVIVDRGHRELPIRADYVGKNVPTSRREVIEVRLEEVDGRNEVAIMELSE